Proteins from a genomic interval of Crassostrea angulata isolate pt1a10 chromosome 7, ASM2561291v2, whole genome shotgun sequence:
- the LOC128155906 gene encoding heat shock 70 kDa protein 12A-like, whose translation MGQCLGRLDSGGRTPQHSVNFTPVAAPPPVPCRTYLQISDPPGSTSQEEQLTTNTENQGPPTRLLVAAIDLGTTFSGYAFSFRHEYLSDRLRISTNLWPHNNGMSMKAPTSILLDPEGEVKAFGYEAIKTFGDLAEYNQHVDYFFFNKFKMNLYQQGGLSTDFKLHDISGKTMLAVDVFAKVIWYLKQHLINRVKSLDSRIQLAPEDVQWVVTVPAIWDDKAKFFMRKAAEKAGIEGRNLTLALEPEAASLYCRYIPTYRTDLQGNAQTFDIFRPNTKYMVIDLGGGTVDITVHSVLESGALEEVHQPTGGYWGGSTVDNEFCALLVCIFGTDVYQEFQEKFTADVIDLFQEFDLKKRTFEPGKDAPLSIKLPASLIELYKMRSGEDIQEVLKNKFDQEIKIKRDKLQISPQVFIRLFNKSISSIVNHIQSLLEKNTVSGVSVLLLVGGYAESHVVRDAIVSHFPNLQIIHPPESSSTVLKGAVLFGHDPKAIVARVCKYTYGIAMMVPYKEGVSDPSKKRVINGEEICDDVFDVHLRVGEQVSLSENRTGKQYNVQSGQTHSLLEVYASSVPNPKYVTENWCTRLGSLVLEVPPNTQANDKIVVLLYYSGTELGVSALNPRTKQETKTYFDFLG comes from the exons ATGGGACAATGCTTAGGTCGCTTAGACTCAGGAGGGAGAACACCACAACATTCT GTAAACTTTACCCCCGTGGCAGCCCCTCCTCCTGTCCCTTGCAGGACTTACCTACAAATATCTGACCCACCGGGTTCAACATCACAGGAAGAACAGCTAACTACAAACACAGAAAACCAG GGGCCTCCAACACGACTCTTAGTAGCTGCCATAGATTTAGGGACCACATTTTCAGGATATGCATTCTCATTTCGGCATGAGTACCTTTCCGATCGTCTGCGAATTAGTACTAATCTCTGGCCGCACAATAATGGAATGTCCATGAAAGCACCTACATCAATATTGCTGGACCCCGAAGGAGAAGTGAAAGCTTTTGGATATGAAGCTATCAAAACCTTTGGTGATTTAGCAGAGTATAACCAGCACGTAGACTACTTCTTCTTCAACAAGTTCAAAATGAATCTGTATCAACAAGGT GGTCTTTCGACAGACTTCAAACTGCATGACATCTCTGGTAAAACAATGTTAGCCGTCGATGTGTTTGCAAAGGTCATTTGGTATCTTAAACAACATTTGATAAACCGAGTGAAAAGTTTGGATTCAAGAATCCAGTTGGCTCCTGAAGACGTACAGTGGGTTGTCACCGTTCCGGCTATTTGGGACGACAAAGCTAAGTTTTTCATGAGGAAAGCAGCAGAAAAG gCTGGTATTGAAGGCAGAAACTTGACACTGGCTCTTGAACCTGAAGCAGCTTCCTTGTATTGTCGATATATTCCAACATACCGGACAGATCTACAAGGAAATGCCCAAACATTTGACATTTTTCGaccaaatacaaaatatatggtTATCGACCTCGGTG GTGGGACGGTTGATATCACAGTTCACAGTGTACTTGAAAGTGGCGCTTTAGAAGAAGTACATCAACCAACAGGCGGCTACTGGGGAGGCTCTACAGTAGATAACGAGTTCTGTGCGCTTCTCGTTTGCATATTTGGCACCGATGTGTATCAGGAGTTTCAAGAGAAGTTTACCGCTGATGTGATCGATCTCTTTCAGGAATTCGATTTAAAGAAACGAACTTTTGAACCAGGAAAAGACGCGCCTTTGTCAATTAAGTTACCAGCTTCTTTGATAGAACTTTACAAAATGCGCAGTGGTGAAGATATCcaagaagttttgaaaaataaatttgatcaagaaataaaaataaagagagaCAAATTGCAGATTTCTCCTCAAGTTTTTATTCGATTGTTTAACAAATCGATCTCGAGCATTGTGAACCATATTCAGTCTCTATTGGAAAAGAACACTGTTTCTGGTGTAAGTGTCCTTCTGTTGGTAGGCGGGTATGCCGAAAGCCACGTTGTCAGAGACGCCATTGTATCTCACTTTCCAAATCTTCAAATAATTCATCCTCCTGAATCTTCTTCTACTGTCTTGAAAGGGGCTGTACTATTTGGACATGACCCAAAGGCCATTGTCGCTCGAGTCTGTAAATACACTTATGGTATAGCCATGATGGTTCCATATAAAGAAGGCGTTAGCGATCCGAGCAAGAAGCGTGTCATCAATGGAGAAGAAATTTGTGATGATGTATTTGATGTCCACTTGCGTGTTGGCGAACAAGTGTCCCTTTCTGAAAACAGAACTGGAAAACAATATAATGTACAAAGCGGACAGACACACTCTTTGCTAGAAGTTTACGCATCTTCTGTTCCAAATCCTAAATATGTAACTGAAAACTGGTGTACTAGGTTGGGCTCGCTGGTTTTGGAAGTGCCTCCTAATACACAGGCAAACGATAAAATTGTTGTATTGTTGTATTATAGTGGAACTGAATTGGGAGTGTCTGCTTTAAACCCCAGAACAAAACAGGAAACAAAAACCTACTTCGATTTTCTGGGATAA